The DNA sequence TTTCAATCCATTCACCACGGCATCCGACTTCACCGCCTTATCCCAACCACCCTTTTGCACAGAAATGTTGGTATATCCTCCAAGCTTCTTAGATTATACGCTTCTTTTGGTTACATGGATGAGGCACACGACCTGTTTGATCAAATGCCTAAGAGAGATGAATATGCATTTCCATGGAATTCACTCATTTCGGGGTATGCTCAAGCTGGCCTCTATCATGATGCCATAGCACTCTACTTCCAAATGGTGGAAGAGGGTGTTGAACCCGACGTGTTTACATTTCCTCGGGTTCTCAAGGCGTGCGGAGGAATTCGTTCTGTCGAAGTTGGGGAAGAGGTGCATCGTCACGTGGTTCGTTCTGGTTTTGCCAGTGATAGGTTTGTCCTCAATGCACTCCTTGATATGTATTCTAAGTGTGGTGATATTGTGATGGCTCgcaagatttttgaaaagatgccCAATAAAGATTCTATTTCGTGGAATTCAATGCTTGCAGCTTATATTCATCATGGCCTTGAGGTTGATGCAATCAACACTTTCCACAGAATGCTTTTGAAAGGTTATGAGCCTGATTCTGTTTCCATATCGAAAATTCTTACTGGTGTGTCATCATTGATTCTTGGGGCCCAAATTCATGGATGGGTGATCCGGCGTGGGATTGAGTGGAACTTGTCAGTTGCTAATTCCTTGATCAGAGTGTACTCCAATCATGGCAAGTTAGATAAAGCACGTTGGATATTCAACGTGATGCCAGAGAAGGATGTTGTGTCATGGAACACTATAATCTCTGCTCATTGCAAACGAAGAGAGGCTCTAGATTATTTTAATCAAATGGAGCTTGCTGGAGTAAAACCTGATAAAGTAACATTTGTTTCATTATTATCAGCTTGTGCTTATTTGGGTTTGGTGAAGGATGGAGAGAGGTTGTTTGCTTTGATGtgtgaaaaatataaaata is a window from the Arachis stenosperma cultivar V10309 chromosome 3, arast.V10309.gnm1.PFL2, whole genome shotgun sequence genome containing:
- the LOC130969776 gene encoding pentatricopeptide repeat-containing protein At4g25270, chloroplastic; translation: MIITTTLRPLSFPPRLCILSKKKEKSDNKSRTRKLSKWQTETNHNIFSFPKSKSTPLLINHQPSPQTKSQALEQVLNDLEASLEKGITIEPEIYASLLETCYRFQSIHHGIRLHRLIPTTLLHRNVGISSKLLRLYASFGYMDEAHDLFDQMPKRDEYAFPWNSLISGYAQAGLYHDAIALYFQMVEEGVEPDVFTFPRVLKACGGIRSVEVGEEVHRHVVRSGFASDRFVLNALLDMYSKCGDIVMARKIFEKMPNKDSISWNSMLAAYIHHGLEVDAINTFHRMLLKGYEPDSVSISKILTGVSSLILGAQIHGWVIRRGIEWNLSVANSLIRVYSNHGKLDKARWIFNVMPEKDVVSWNTIISAHCKRREALDYFNQMELAGVKPDKVTFVSLLSACAYLGLVKDGERLFALMCEKYKIEPIMEHYGCMVNLCGRVGMIEKAYSIIVNGMDSENASPTLWGALLYACFLHGDVTIGEIAANKLFDLEPDNEHNFVLLMKIYEKAGKSEDMERVRLMMVERGLDY